In Streptomyces sp. NBC_00878, a single window of DNA contains:
- a CDS encoding 6-phospho-beta-glucosidase, whose protein sequence is MKLTILGGGGFRVPLVYGALLGDRGEGRVTDVVLHDLDAGRLSAVARVLAEQAADVPDAPSVTATTDLDEALRGADFIFSAIRVGGLEGRAADERVALDQGVLGQETVGAGGIAYGLRTVPVAVDIARRVAELAPDAWLINFTNPAGLVTEAMSRHLGDRVIGICDSPVGLGRRIARVLGANPREAWIDYVGLNHLGWVRGLHIAGRDELPRLFADPDLLGSFEEGKLFGTEWLQSLGAIPNEYLHYYYFNREAVRAYREAEKTRGAFLRDQQEHFYEEMKRPDAAALTAWDRTRAEREATYMSENRETAGAGERDADDLSGGYEKVALALMRAIARDERTTLILNVRNQGTLSVLDTDAVIEVPCLVDANGAHPVAVAPLPDHATGLVCAVKAVEREVLAAAESSSRTTAVKAFALHPLVDSVNVARRLVDGYTEVHHGLAYLK, encoded by the coding sequence GTGAAGCTGACGATTCTGGGCGGCGGCGGATTCCGGGTGCCGCTCGTGTACGGGGCGCTCCTCGGGGACCGCGGCGAAGGCCGCGTCACCGACGTCGTGCTGCACGACCTGGACGCGGGACGGCTCTCCGCCGTCGCCCGCGTCCTCGCCGAGCAGGCCGCGGACGTCCCCGACGCACCCTCCGTGACCGCCACCACCGACCTCGACGAAGCACTGCGCGGCGCCGACTTCATCTTCTCCGCGATCCGCGTCGGCGGCCTCGAAGGCCGCGCCGCCGACGAGCGGGTCGCCCTCGACCAGGGTGTCCTCGGTCAGGAGACGGTCGGCGCGGGAGGCATCGCCTACGGACTGCGCACGGTGCCCGTCGCCGTCGACATCGCCCGCCGCGTGGCCGAACTCGCGCCCGACGCCTGGCTCATCAACTTCACCAACCCGGCGGGACTGGTCACCGAGGCCATGTCCCGCCACCTCGGCGACCGCGTCATCGGCATCTGCGACTCGCCGGTCGGCCTCGGCCGCCGCATCGCCCGCGTGCTCGGCGCCAATCCGCGCGAGGCCTGGATCGACTACGTCGGCCTCAACCACCTCGGCTGGGTCCGCGGCCTGCACATCGCCGGACGCGACGAACTGCCGCGGCTGTTCGCCGACCCGGACCTCCTCGGCTCCTTCGAGGAGGGCAAGCTCTTCGGCACCGAGTGGCTCCAGTCCCTCGGCGCGATCCCGAACGAGTACCTGCACTACTACTACTTCAACCGGGAAGCCGTCCGCGCCTACCGCGAGGCCGAGAAGACCCGCGGCGCGTTCCTCCGCGACCAGCAGGAACATTTCTACGAGGAGATGAAGCGGCCGGACGCCGCCGCGCTCACCGCCTGGGACCGCACGCGCGCCGAGCGCGAGGCCACCTACATGTCGGAGAACCGGGAGACGGCCGGCGCGGGCGAACGCGACGCCGACGACCTCTCCGGCGGCTACGAGAAGGTGGCGCTCGCCCTGATGCGGGCCATCGCCCGCGACGAGCGCACCACGCTGATCCTCAACGTCCGCAACCAGGGCACCCTCTCGGTGCTCGACACGGACGCCGTGATCGAGGTGCCCTGCCTCGTCGACGCCAACGGCGCCCACCCGGTCGCCGTCGCCCCGCTCCCGGACCACGCGACCGGCCTGGTCTGCGCGGTGAAGGCGGTCGAGCGCGAGGTGCTCGCCGCCGCCGAGTCGAGCTCCCGAACGACGGCCGTGAAGGCCTTCGCCCTGCACCCGCTCGTCGACTCCGTGAATGTCGCGCGCAGGCTGGTGGACGGCTACACCGAGGTCCATCATGGTCTGGCGTACCTTAAGTAA
- a CDS encoding DeoR/GlpR family DNA-binding transcription regulator has product MLAERRHQLILRALRSGGPAAVTDLSEQLGVSPATVRRDLLKLEEEGLLTRVHGGAVAEEGDQPFAEVAEVRVAEKDAIGEHAAAMVEDGQSVLLDIGTTAYRLARQLHGRRITVITSNLVVYEELVDDEGIELVLLGGMVRREYRSLVGFLTEDNLRQLHADWLFLGTSGVRPGGQVMDTTVVEVPVKRAMIKAADRVVLLADRAKFPGTGMARVCGPEELDVVVTNGPADAGTRSALEEAGVRVVLT; this is encoded by the coding sequence GTGCTGGCAGAGAGACGACATCAACTCATCCTGCGGGCCCTGCGCTCCGGGGGCCCCGCGGCCGTCACCGATCTCTCGGAGCAGCTCGGCGTGAGCCCCGCCACGGTCCGGCGCGACCTGCTCAAGCTGGAGGAGGAGGGTCTGCTCACCCGCGTGCACGGCGGTGCGGTCGCCGAGGAGGGCGACCAGCCCTTCGCCGAGGTCGCCGAAGTGCGCGTGGCCGAGAAGGACGCCATAGGCGAACATGCCGCCGCGATGGTCGAGGACGGCCAGTCGGTCCTGCTCGACATCGGCACCACGGCCTACCGGCTGGCCCGGCAGCTGCACGGCCGCCGCATCACCGTGATCACCAGCAACCTCGTGGTCTACGAAGAGCTCGTGGACGACGAGGGCATAGAGCTGGTGCTGCTCGGCGGCATGGTCCGCCGCGAGTACCGCTCACTGGTCGGCTTCCTCACCGAGGACAACCTGCGTCAGCTGCACGCGGACTGGCTCTTCCTCGGCACCAGTGGAGTGCGCCCCGGCGGGCAGGTGATGGACACCACGGTCGTCGAGGTGCCGGTGAAACGCGCCATGATCAAGGCGGCCGACCGGGTCGTCCTGCTCGCCGACCGCGCCAAGTTCCCGGGGACGGGGATGGCGAGGGTCTGCGGGCCCGAGGAACTGGACGTGGTGGTGACCAACGGACCGGCGGACGCGGGAACGAGGTCCGCCCTGGAGGAGGCGGGCGTGCGCGTGGTGCTGACTTGA
- a CDS encoding carbohydrate kinase family protein, whose protein sequence is MGDERPDVRPDVLLTGLLFYDLVLTGLGKPPTPGEEIWTDGMGTSPGGIANLAVAAARYGLRTSLATVFGDDYYGTYCRDVLAGQEHVDLSLSRTADGWHTPVTVSLALPHSRLRSSGGTPMSGGTPTHDRALVTHGQEPPYSQDALMGDPPAARTALVHIEAEPREWLAKAAANGTKIYADVGWDPTQQWSSALLDQLALCHAFVPNDTEAMAYTRTDTAADALSKLSELVPVAVVTRGGDGALAVDQTTGEYADVPALATEVLDATGAGDVFGASFVAASLGGWPLEERLRFAVLAASLSVRRHGGALAAPGWYGVHQWWQSVQNTENTANPENTALRRAYGFLADRLPADPGPPVPHAPVTPPAPHGIPDLP, encoded by the coding sequence GTGGGTGACGAACGGCCCGACGTGCGGCCCGATGTGCTGCTGACCGGGCTGCTCTTCTACGACCTCGTCCTGACCGGTCTGGGCAAACCGCCGACTCCCGGCGAGGAGATCTGGACCGACGGGATGGGCACGAGCCCGGGCGGGATCGCGAACCTGGCCGTGGCCGCGGCCCGTTACGGCCTGCGGACGTCGCTGGCCACGGTGTTCGGCGACGACTACTACGGCACGTACTGCCGTGACGTCCTCGCCGGTCAGGAGCACGTCGACCTCTCCCTCTCGCGCACGGCGGACGGCTGGCACACCCCGGTCACCGTCTCGCTCGCGCTCCCCCACTCTCGGCTTCGCTCGAGCGGGGGGACCCCCATGAGCGGGGGGACCCCCACCCACGACCGGGCCCTGGTCACCCACGGCCAGGAACCCCCGTACTCGCAGGACGCGCTGATGGGTGACCCGCCCGCCGCGCGCACGGCCCTCGTGCACATCGAGGCCGAACCCCGCGAGTGGCTCGCCAAGGCGGCGGCGAACGGTACGAAGATCTACGCGGACGTCGGCTGGGATCCCACCCAGCAGTGGTCCTCGGCCCTCCTCGACCAGCTCGCCCTCTGCCACGCCTTCGTCCCGAACGACACCGAGGCGATGGCGTACACCCGCACCGACACCGCGGCCGACGCGCTCAGCAAGCTCTCCGAGCTGGTGCCGGTGGCCGTGGTCACACGCGGCGGCGACGGCGCGCTCGCCGTCGACCAGACGACGGGCGAGTACGCGGACGTGCCCGCCCTCGCCACCGAGGTGCTGGATGCGACGGGTGCCGGAGACGTCTTCGGCGCGAGTTTCGTCGCGGCCTCACTCGGCGGCTGGCCCCTCGAAGAGCGGCTGCGCTTCGCGGTGCTCGCCGCCTCACTGTCCGTGCGGCGGCACGGCGGGGCGCTCGCCGCGCCCGGCTGGTACGGCGTCCACCAGTGGTGGCAGTCGGTCCAGAACACCGAGAACACCGCAAACCCCGAAAACACGGCGCTGCGGCGGGCGTACGGCTTCCTGGCCGACCGCCTGCCCGCGGACCCCGGACCGCCGGTCCCCCACGCTCCGGTGACCCCACCCGCCCCCCACGGCATTCCTGATCTCCCCTGA
- a CDS encoding ABC transporter substrate-binding protein, which translates to MRLSRRGLLRAGLAGTAATALGGLASGCAVPTGSTGRNMVLWYWSGGLSDTVVKKAKSRYDDSTVRLEAIQIGGYYRSKLITTMTGQAHVPDIAGLKGEDMASYLPNASQFIDLRTLGAEKFKSQYLDWKWQQGVAPDGSLVGFPIDVGPVVQFYQPAVYEKAGLAYEPDDVSKEMGTWDQFFTAGEQLKKRIPGSFILTDVASVFEMSIGQGTKRYVDEDQHFIGDQEHVRTAWDRAVEAKRRGLVSSIVSGTPDWNSASERGLLPSQINASWAAGDIKLGLPKTKGKWRVANCPGGPSNVGGSFLAITKACREPEKAFEIITWLLNADNQAQGFVDAGLFPSTPASYEMKQLRDPDPFFGGQATMDVYGPAAEKIPVAFNSPFDVALGQPIKDEIKNVGVLGKDPKKAWRDAMSKCRRIADHLGVSF; encoded by the coding sequence GTGCGGCTCTCACGAAGGGGCCTGCTCCGCGCGGGTCTGGCCGGTACGGCCGCCACGGCGCTCGGCGGCCTGGCGTCCGGCTGCGCCGTTCCGACCGGCTCGACCGGCCGGAACATGGTCCTCTGGTACTGGAGCGGCGGGCTGAGCGACACCGTCGTCAAGAAGGCCAAGTCCCGTTACGACGACAGCACCGTCAGGCTGGAAGCGATCCAGATCGGCGGCTACTACCGCTCCAAGCTGATAACCACCATGACCGGCCAGGCCCACGTCCCCGACATCGCGGGGCTCAAGGGCGAGGACATGGCGTCCTATCTGCCGAACGCCTCCCAGTTCATCGATCTCCGGACCCTCGGCGCGGAGAAGTTCAAGAGCCAGTACCTGGACTGGAAGTGGCAGCAGGGCGTGGCCCCGGACGGCAGCCTCGTCGGCTTCCCCATCGACGTGGGTCCTGTCGTGCAGTTCTACCAGCCCGCCGTCTACGAGAAGGCCGGGCTGGCGTACGAACCGGACGACGTGTCCAAGGAGATGGGCACCTGGGACCAGTTCTTCACGGCGGGCGAGCAGCTCAAGAAGCGGATCCCCGGCTCGTTCATCCTGACCGACGTCGCCAGCGTCTTCGAGATGTCGATCGGCCAGGGCACGAAGCGGTACGTGGACGAGGACCAGCACTTCATCGGCGACCAGGAGCATGTGCGCACCGCCTGGGACCGCGCCGTGGAGGCGAAGCGGCGCGGACTCGTGTCGAGCATCGTGAGCGGCACGCCCGACTGGAACTCCGCGTCCGAGAGGGGACTGCTGCCCAGCCAGATCAACGCCTCCTGGGCGGCCGGTGACATAAAGCTCGGGCTGCCGAAGACCAAGGGCAAGTGGCGGGTGGCGAACTGCCCGGGCGGACCGTCGAACGTCGGCGGCTCGTTCCTGGCGATCACCAAGGCGTGCCGGGAACCCGAGAAGGCCTTCGAGATCATCACCTGGCTGCTCAACGCGGACAACCAGGCGCAGGGCTTCGTCGACGCCGGACTCTTCCCGTCGACCCCCGCCTCGTACGAGATGAAGCAGCTGCGCGACCCCGACCCGTTCTTCGGCGGCCAGGCCACGATGGACGTCTACGGACCGGCGGCGGAGAAGATCCCGGTCGCCTTCAACAGCCCGTTCGACGTGGCGCTCGGGCAGCCGATCAAGGACGAGATCAAGAACGTCGGCGTCCTCGGCAAGGACCCGAAGAAGGCCTGGAGGGACGCCATGAGCAAGTGCCGGCGGATCGCGGACCACCTGGGGGTGAGCTTCTGA
- a CDS encoding carbohydrate ABC transporter permease: MATVPMVEEPPAPVAEAPFVPPKKSVLSYWRLYAAISPFYLLFLAFGLIPVGFSLYLSFHRWDGLGSMEFAGLSQYKYLLSDTDFWSSIGNTLIIWALATFPMIFLAMVTAVLLNSAVRFKNLYRFAYFLPNVTSVVAVAIIFGSVFSTNFGLVNALLQAVGIDQVAWLNTPWGIKVAIATLMTWQWTGYNAIIFLAGLQTIPGELYEAARMDGAGPVQTFFRITLPMMRPVLLFVLVVSTVTGLQSFSEPQVLLQTTANESTFSGGPDHAGRTMVLYFFQQTFDNNDFGYGAAVAWGIFLVVVIFSIINWRLVQRRGED, from the coding sequence ATGGCTACCGTGCCCATGGTCGAGGAACCCCCGGCGCCCGTCGCCGAAGCGCCCTTCGTCCCGCCCAAGAAGAGCGTCCTGAGCTACTGGCGGCTGTACGCCGCGATCTCCCCCTTCTATCTGCTCTTCCTCGCCTTCGGTCTGATCCCGGTCGGTTTCTCGCTGTACCTGTCGTTCCACCGCTGGGACGGTCTGGGCTCGATGGAGTTCGCCGGGCTGTCGCAGTACAAGTACCTGCTGTCGGACACCGACTTCTGGAGTTCGATCGGCAACACGCTCATCATCTGGGCGCTGGCCACCTTCCCCATGATCTTCCTGGCGATGGTGACGGCCGTGCTGCTCAACTCGGCGGTCCGCTTCAAGAACCTCTACCGCTTCGCGTACTTCCTGCCGAACGTCACCTCCGTGGTCGCCGTCGCGATCATCTTCGGCTCGGTCTTCTCCACCAACTTCGGCCTGGTCAACGCCCTGTTGCAGGCGGTCGGTATCGATCAGGTGGCCTGGCTGAACACGCCGTGGGGCATCAAGGTCGCCATCGCGACGCTGATGACCTGGCAGTGGACCGGCTACAACGCGATCATCTTCCTCGCCGGACTCCAGACGATCCCCGGTGAGCTGTACGAGGCCGCGCGCATGGACGGGGCCGGGCCCGTGCAGACCTTCTTCCGGATCACGCTGCCGATGATGCGGCCCGTGCTGCTCTTCGTCCTCGTGGTCTCGACGGTCACCGGTCTGCAGAGCTTCTCCGAACCCCAGGTGCTGCTGCAGACCACGGCCAACGAGTCGACGTTCTCGGGCGGTCCCGACCACGCCGGCCGGACGATGGTCCTCTACTTCTTCCAGCAGACCTTCGACAACAACGACTTCGGTTACGGCGCCGCCGTGGCCTGGGGCATCTTCCTCGTCGTCGTCATCTTCTCGATCATCAACTGGCGCTTGGTGCAGCGCCGGGGCGAAGACTAG
- a CDS encoding carbohydrate ABC transporter permease: MTITDVKPTESEPSGAKHGRNRRIEGATRRGIALHVSLILGVLLSAFPFYWAVIMSTHTSTEIFSYPPKLLPGSHFGDNVSKLFDSIDFFGSMFNSLLVATTVTVLVLFFDSLAAFVFAKFRFPGRRVLFAMMMMIFMVPAQLQAIPQFVIMAKLGWIGSMTSLVVPAAANAFGIFWMRQYMKSAIHDSLLDASKLDGASFMRQYWHVAVPLVRPGLAFLGIFTFMSQWNDYAWPLIALTNPDNVTLQVALSQLNGVHGTTDYGMVMTGAVLALIPLLIVFAIGAKQIIADLGKGAIR; this comes from the coding sequence ATGACCATCACCGATGTCAAGCCCACCGAGTCCGAGCCCAGCGGGGCCAAGCACGGCAGGAACAGGCGCATCGAGGGCGCCACACGCAGAGGCATCGCCCTGCACGTGTCCCTGATCCTCGGCGTGCTGCTCTCCGCGTTCCCGTTCTACTGGGCCGTGATCATGTCGACGCACACGTCGACCGAGATCTTCTCCTACCCGCCGAAGCTGCTGCCCGGCTCGCACTTCGGCGACAACGTCAGCAAGCTCTTCGACAGCATCGACTTCTTCGGGTCGATGTTCAACTCGCTGCTCGTCGCCACCACGGTGACGGTCCTCGTGCTCTTCTTCGACTCGCTGGCCGCCTTCGTCTTCGCGAAGTTCCGCTTCCCGGGCCGCCGGGTGCTGTTCGCCATGATGATGATGATCTTCATGGTGCCGGCCCAGCTGCAGGCCATCCCGCAGTTCGTGATCATGGCGAAGCTCGGCTGGATCGGCTCCATGACCTCGCTGGTCGTGCCGGCGGCCGCGAACGCGTTCGGCATCTTCTGGATGCGCCAGTACATGAAGAGCGCCATACACGATTCGCTGCTCGACGCCTCCAAGCTCGACGGGGCGAGCTTCATGCGCCAGTACTGGCACGTGGCCGTGCCGTTGGTGCGGCCCGGTCTCGCCTTCCTCGGCATCTTCACGTTCATGAGCCAGTGGAACGACTACGCCTGGCCGTTGATCGCCCTCACCAACCCGGACAACGTGACCCTCCAGGTCGCGCTCTCCCAGCTCAACGGTGTCCACGGCACCACGGACTACGGGATGGTCATGACGGGTGCGGTGCTGGCCCTCATCCCGCTGCTGATCGTCTTCGCGATCGGCGCCAAGCAGATCATCGCGGACCTCGGCAAGGGAGCCATTCGCTGA
- a CDS encoding glycoside hydrolase family 2 TIM barrel-domain containing protein, which translates to MRRDHLIALRPWEAPEVTSWGRLPMNAVDRRSGALSLDGSWHFQWLCSPMGCSGEWTRIEVPGTWTTQSGDDLPQYTNFRMPWGEFPPASPATNPTGIYERSVDIPAEWAGRRIVLQVGAAESVLLVHVNGKPVGISKDSHLAAEFDLSDVVRPGDPATVRLTVVKWSDASHIEDQDQWWHAGVTRSVLLYATDPLRLSDVTVRARRDGRLRVDCQVRDASGPLPQGWYVTGELDGQLLAQDAEFDRFNAEDMRVSDFLGEVRLRVTVENVRPWTAETPALYDLTVRLHRADGSVADTSHHRVGFRDVEIRGRDLLVNGERVYIRGVNRHDFHPLTGRTVTADDMRADLVVLKRFGFNAIRTAHYPNDPTLYDLADELGFYVVDEANIEAHDHAHEIADDPRYLAAFVDRVSRMVLRDKNHPSVIIWSLGNESDYGANHDAAAGWVRRHDPTRPIQYEGAAKLDWADLTVASDIACPMYAPIEDCVAHARSGKQTKPLIQCEYSHAMGNSNGTLADTWAAIESTPGLQGGFIWEFWDHGILQRVNDGRPAGRGGAGLYERGVAGPGLRWAYGGDFGETIHDGAFIADGVVFPDRTPKPVMFEHREIASPVRLTYDEGVLLVHNRQHFRGLQWLAAEWRLVRADGTTLVAPAELPAVPPGESAAMPLPFPVPEGESWLTLRVTTADDEAWAPLGTEVCVPQVRLGSAVADPTPEPVSGPAVTLDADALLVHPLLAAAPVLCLWRAPTDNDELGGMAARWRDQGLDELERKVVDVRDEGSRIVVAAEYATGAGPVRHEQVFTPVAGGLRVEESAELPDGLDDVARVGTVFETVPGLDVLDWYGQGPWESYPDRSTGAPMGHHSLPVDELFTPYLRPQESGGRHGVRRFTLSAPDATGLTVELGAPGQVSVNRYRAEDLAAATHHDELVPRPGCVVHLDAAHRGLGTASCGPDTSADYLVASGTHRWAWTLRVL; encoded by the coding sequence ATGCGACGCGATCACCTGATCGCCCTGCGCCCCTGGGAGGCACCGGAGGTGACCTCCTGGGGGCGGCTGCCCATGAACGCCGTGGACCGGCGCTCCGGCGCGCTGTCCCTGGACGGCTCCTGGCACTTCCAGTGGCTGTGCTCGCCCATGGGCTGCTCGGGCGAGTGGACCCGGATCGAGGTGCCGGGCACCTGGACCACACAGAGCGGCGACGATCTGCCGCAGTACACCAACTTCCGTATGCCGTGGGGGGAGTTCCCGCCCGCGTCGCCCGCCACCAACCCGACCGGCATATACGAGCGTTCCGTCGACATCCCCGCCGAGTGGGCGGGCCGCCGGATCGTGCTCCAGGTCGGCGCGGCCGAGAGCGTGCTCCTCGTCCATGTGAACGGCAAGCCGGTCGGCATCTCCAAGGACTCCCACCTCGCCGCCGAGTTCGACCTCTCCGACGTCGTACGCCCCGGGGACCCCGCCACCGTGCGGCTGACCGTCGTCAAGTGGTCCGACGCCTCGCACATCGAGGACCAGGACCAGTGGTGGCACGCCGGCGTCACCCGCTCGGTGCTGCTGTACGCGACCGATCCGCTGCGGCTTTCGGACGTGACCGTGCGGGCGCGGCGGGACGGGCGGCTCCGGGTCGACTGCCAGGTGCGCGACGCGTCGGGACCGCTGCCGCAGGGGTGGTACGTCACCGGCGAACTGGACGGCCAACTCCTCGCCCAGGACGCCGAGTTCGACCGTTTCAACGCCGAGGACATGCGGGTGTCCGACTTCCTCGGCGAGGTCCGGCTGCGGGTCACCGTGGAGAACGTACGGCCGTGGACCGCCGAGACACCGGCGCTGTACGACCTGACCGTGCGCCTGCACCGGGCCGACGGCTCGGTCGCCGACACCTCGCACCACCGGGTCGGGTTCCGGGACGTCGAGATCCGCGGCCGGGACCTGCTCGTCAACGGCGAGCGCGTCTACATCCGGGGCGTCAACCGGCACGACTTCCACCCGCTGACCGGGCGCACGGTCACGGCGGACGACATGCGCGCGGACCTGGTCGTGCTCAAGCGCTTCGGCTTCAACGCGATCCGTACCGCCCACTACCCGAACGACCCGACGCTGTACGACCTCGCCGACGAGCTGGGCTTCTACGTCGTGGACGAGGCGAACATCGAGGCGCACGACCACGCCCACGAGATCGCCGACGACCCCCGCTATCTGGCCGCCTTCGTGGACCGGGTCTCACGCATGGTGCTGCGCGACAAGAACCATCCTTCGGTCATCATCTGGTCGCTGGGCAACGAGTCCGACTACGGCGCCAACCACGACGCGGCGGCGGGCTGGGTCCGGCGCCACGATCCGACCCGGCCGATCCAGTACGAGGGTGCGGCCAAGCTCGACTGGGCCGACCTCACGGTCGCCTCCGACATCGCCTGCCCGATGTACGCGCCGATCGAGGACTGTGTCGCGCACGCCCGGTCCGGGAAGCAGACCAAGCCGCTCATCCAGTGCGAGTACTCGCACGCGATGGGCAACAGCAACGGCACGCTCGCCGACACCTGGGCGGCCATCGAGTCCACCCCAGGTCTTCAGGGCGGCTTCATCTGGGAGTTCTGGGACCACGGCATTCTCCAGCGTGTGAACGACGGAAGACCTGCCGGGCGTGGGGGCGCCGGCTTGTACGAGCGCGGTGTCGCCGGTCCCGGCCTCCGCTGGGCCTACGGCGGCGACTTCGGCGAGACGATCCACGACGGGGCGTTCATCGCCGACGGCGTGGTGTTCCCGGACCGCACGCCCAAGCCCGTCATGTTCGAGCACCGGGAGATCGCGTCGCCGGTCCGCCTGACCTACGACGAGGGCGTGCTTCTGGTCCACAACCGTCAGCACTTCCGGGGCCTTCAATGGCTGGCCGCCGAGTGGCGCCTCGTGCGTGCCGACGGCACCACGCTGGTGGCACCCGCCGAGCTGCCCGCCGTACCGCCGGGCGAGTCGGCGGCGATGCCGCTGCCGTTCCCCGTTCCGGAGGGCGAGTCCTGGCTGACGCTGCGGGTCACGACGGCGGACGACGAGGCCTGGGCGCCGCTCGGCACCGAAGTGTGTGTGCCGCAGGTGCGGCTGGGCTCGGCCGTCGCCGACCCGACTCCGGAGCCCGTGTCCGGTCCGGCCGTCACCCTGGACGCGGACGCGCTGCTGGTCCATCCGCTGCTGGCCGCCGCACCCGTGCTCTGCCTGTGGCGGGCGCCCACCGACAACGACGAACTGGGCGGCATGGCGGCCCGCTGGCGCGACCAGGGCCTCGACGAGCTCGAACGCAAGGTCGTGGACGTCCGCGACGAGGGCTCCCGGATCGTCGTGGCCGCCGAGTACGCGACCGGGGCCGGGCCCGTCCGCCACGAGCAGGTGTTCACTCCGGTCGCCGGTGGCCTCCGGGTCGAGGAGTCGGCCGAACTGCCGGACGGCCTCGACGACGTGGCCCGCGTCGGTACGGTCTTCGAGACGGTCCCCGGGCTCGATGTCCTGGACTGGTACGGGCAGGGCCCCTGGGAGTCCTACCCGGACCGGAGCACGGGCGCGCCCATGGGACACCACTCCCTCCCGGTGGACGAGCTGTTCACCCCTTATCTGCGGCCGCAGGAGAGCGGCGGCCGGCACGGTGTGCGCCGGTTCACGCTGTCGGCGCCGGACGCCACGGGGCTGACCGTGGAGCTCGGGGCGCCGGGGCAGGTCTCCGTCAACCGCTACCGGGCCGAGGACCTGGCCGCCGCCACGCACCACGACGAGCTGGTGCCACGGCCCGGCTGTGTCGTACACCTCGACGCCGCGCACCGGGGTCTGGGCACGGCGTCGTGCGGTCCCGACACCTCGGCCGACTATCTCGTCGCGTCGGGCACCCACCGCTGGGCGTGGACTCTGCGCGTGCTCTGA